From a region of the Actinopolymorpha singaporensis genome:
- a CDS encoding response regulator, protein MSNPKVRLLVVEDDPQLARALAINLRAREYDVDVVAEGRAALDVAARRHPQLVVLDLGLPDMDGVDVIRGLRGWTQVPILVLSARQSSTEKVTALDAGADDYVTKPFGMDELLARLRAAVRRGQPGPDGEPVVTTEAFTVDLAAKRVIRDGKEVRLTPTEWHLLETLVRSPDRLIGQRQLLQEVWGPEYATETNYLRVFMAQLRRKLERQPAAPRHLITEPGRGYRFVP, encoded by the coding sequence GTGAGCAACCCCAAGGTTCGGCTGCTGGTCGTCGAGGACGACCCCCAGCTGGCCCGTGCGCTCGCGATCAACCTGCGGGCCAGGGAGTACGACGTGGACGTGGTGGCCGAGGGGCGAGCCGCGCTCGACGTCGCCGCCCGCCGCCATCCGCAGCTGGTCGTCCTCGACCTCGGCCTGCCGGACATGGACGGCGTCGACGTGATCCGCGGGCTGCGCGGCTGGACGCAGGTGCCGATCCTCGTCCTGTCCGCGCGGCAGTCGTCCACCGAGAAGGTCACCGCCCTGGACGCGGGCGCCGACGACTATGTGACGAAGCCGTTCGGCATGGACGAGTTGCTGGCCCGGCTGCGAGCCGCCGTCCGCCGCGGGCAGCCCGGGCCGGACGGCGAACCCGTGGTGACCACCGAGGCGTTCACCGTGGATCTGGCCGCCAAGCGGGTGATCCGCGACGGCAAGGAGGTACGCCTCACGCCGACCGAATGGCACCTGCTGGAGACCCTGGTGCGCTCGCCCGACCGGCTGATCGGCCAACGCCAGCTGCTCCAGGAGGTGTGGGGTCCGGAGTACGCCACCGAGACCAACTACCTGCGCGTCTTCATGGCGCAGTTGCGACGCAAGCTCGAACGCCAACCGGCCGCGCCGCGCCACCTGATCACCGAGCCGGGCCGGGGCTACCGCTTCGTGCCCTGA
- a CDS encoding family 16 glycoside hydrolase produces the protein MHDERTTHPDRRTLLKAMGAGAIAATAPIAGGAVPAAAETGEAATTRAAEATRAAAAPAITPEDLAHLPLVGGREFPIGLWWPPPPLQTTLARYQEIKDAGFTYTHSNNYLWADAYIQKYALGIADQVGLTLVVDDATVRWMRNDFRVSSEGGDFTLTPEQAETKLRQVLDTYRPRSFWEVRDGRLLQNGGTGSGSAGLSREGADWSDYTFAFDVAPRQTGGGGKYAQAGWAFRAQDPANAYVWLLSNSAYTTPAAPGYLTKVLFVNGSPAWVRPVPLTTAVTDGTWYHVETKVAGDTITTSINGTVVDTTTDATYARGRVGFREAGPESALFDNVKVTTADGKVVLTDDFSGNLEAWNPPNAGGSPAFAGLDIYDEPSPDRFETLAHLVRITRELDPNALPYINLLPSNDPNYVRQFVDVVKPVLLSFDRYPLMADGTDDPGYFLNWKIIREEGLRAGLPTWIFIQTGAYGNRRQPTPAELLWQINVSLAYGAKGIQYFTYWTPDPARGEGFQPALITVDGKRTDRYDAAKNINLRWLAPVGRELKPLVSESVTHAHDDPLPAGATAWTPDEVVKSVQGGAVVLGRFVDAERTGTRWLLIANRSHSERCVSQVELDPAAVGNVARFDPRIGTYVDQDRLRLTANLDAGAAVLYRLRPASR, from the coding sequence ATGCACGACGAACGCACCACGCACCCTGACCGGCGGACGCTGCTGAAGGCGATGGGGGCGGGCGCGATCGCCGCCACCGCGCCGATCGCAGGGGGAGCCGTCCCGGCAGCGGCCGAGACCGGCGAGGCGGCGACGACCCGGGCGGCCGAGGCGACCCGAGCGGCCGCGGCGCCGGCGATCACCCCGGAGGATCTCGCCCACCTGCCCCTGGTCGGCGGCCGGGAGTTCCCGATCGGACTGTGGTGGCCACCACCGCCCCTGCAGACCACGCTCGCGCGCTACCAGGAGATCAAGGACGCAGGATTCACCTACACCCACAGCAACAACTACCTGTGGGCCGACGCCTACATCCAGAAGTACGCGCTCGGCATCGCCGACCAGGTGGGGCTCACCCTCGTCGTCGACGACGCGACCGTGCGGTGGATGCGCAACGACTTCCGCGTCTCCTCCGAGGGCGGGGACTTCACCCTCACTCCGGAGCAGGCGGAGACGAAGCTGCGGCAGGTGCTGGACACGTACCGCCCGCGCAGCTTCTGGGAGGTCCGGGACGGCCGGTTGCTGCAGAACGGCGGCACGGGCAGCGGCAGCGCCGGGCTGTCCCGCGAGGGTGCGGACTGGTCGGACTACACGTTCGCGTTCGACGTGGCGCCCCGGCAGACCGGTGGCGGCGGGAAGTACGCCCAGGCAGGGTGGGCGTTTCGCGCGCAGGACCCGGCCAACGCCTACGTCTGGCTGCTGTCCAACTCCGCCTACACCACCCCGGCGGCGCCCGGCTATCTGACCAAGGTGCTGTTCGTGAACGGCAGCCCCGCCTGGGTCAGGCCCGTACCGCTCACGACCGCGGTCACCGACGGCACGTGGTACCACGTCGAGACGAAGGTCGCGGGCGACACCATCACCACGTCGATCAACGGCACCGTGGTCGACACCACGACCGATGCGACGTACGCCCGCGGCCGGGTCGGGTTCCGCGAGGCCGGGCCGGAATCCGCACTCTTCGACAACGTGAAGGTCACCACGGCCGACGGCAAGGTGGTGTTGACAGACGACTTCTCCGGCAATCTCGAAGCCTGGAACCCGCCCAACGCCGGCGGTTCTCCGGCGTTCGCGGGGCTCGACATCTACGACGAACCCTCACCGGACAGGTTCGAGACGCTCGCCCACCTCGTGCGGATCACCCGGGAGCTCGACCCGAACGCCCTGCCGTACATCAACCTGCTGCCCTCCAACGACCCGAACTACGTGCGGCAGTTCGTCGATGTCGTCAAGCCGGTGTTGCTCTCCTTCGACCGCTACCCGCTGATGGCCGACGGCACCGACGACCCGGGCTACTTCCTCAACTGGAAGATCATCCGCGAGGAAGGGCTGCGGGCCGGCCTGCCGACGTGGATCTTCATCCAGACCGGTGCGTACGGCAACCGCCGCCAGCCGACCCCGGCCGAACTGCTGTGGCAGATCAACGTCAGTCTCGCCTACGGGGCCAAGGGCATTCAGTACTTCACCTACTGGACGCCCGACCCGGCGCGCGGAGAAGGGTTCCAGCCCGCGCTGATCACTGTCGACGGCAAACGCACCGACCGCTACGACGCGGCGAAGAACATCAACCTGCGCTGGCTCGCCCCGGTCGGGCGTGAGCTCAAGCCGCTGGTGTCGGAGTCGGTGACCCACGCCCACGACGACCCGCTGCCGGCCGGTGCGACCGCGTGGACCCCGGACGAGGTGGTGAAGTCGGTGCAGGGCGGCGCGGTCGTCCTCGGCAGGTTCGTCGACGCCGAGCGGACCGGCACCCGCTGGCTGCTGATCGCGAACCGTTCGCACTCCGAGCGGTGCGTGAGCCAGGTCGAGCTCGACCCGGCGGCGGTCGGGAATGTCGCGAGGTTCGACCCCAGGATCGGGACGTACGTCGACCAGGACCGGCTGCGGCTGACCGCGAACCTCGACGCGGGCGCGGCGGTTCTCTACCGGCTCCGACCCGCATCCCGGTGA
- a CDS encoding NAD(P)-dependent oxidoreductase: protein MPDKAKVLLDPHFRKMTEIFSAADLERLHATADVVWGRDEPMPAEDARRELSEATAVVCSEWRYGPLPDETPHLRAVISVSGAFPNALDYQACRARGIRVLSAAPAFGRQVAEMALGLALASCREIAAGDAAMRAGDERWLHAGNATTFMLYDQPVGFIGYGALARSLQPLLAPFGVRIRAYDPWLADGFLRRQGVEPVSLTELLEASRFVFVLAAPSSENRALLSRDLLERVRPDAVVVLVSRAHVVDFDALTELVLAGRFRAAIDVFPDEPLAPDHPIRRARGAVLSAHRAGSVREGMWDIGEMVVDDLEAIAAGLPPRRLLAAEPELVGRVVSGQGTKR, encoded by the coding sequence TTGCCGGACAAGGCGAAAGTGCTTCTCGACCCGCACTTCCGGAAGATGACGGAGATCTTCTCCGCCGCCGACCTGGAGCGCCTGCACGCCACCGCCGACGTGGTGTGGGGACGCGACGAGCCGATGCCGGCCGAGGACGCCCGCAGGGAGCTGTCCGAGGCGACGGCGGTGGTGTGCTCGGAATGGCGTTACGGACCGCTGCCCGACGAGACGCCCCACCTGCGCGCGGTGATCAGCGTCTCCGGCGCGTTCCCGAACGCCCTGGACTACCAGGCATGTCGGGCGCGCGGGATCCGCGTGCTGTCGGCGGCGCCGGCGTTCGGGCGGCAGGTGGCCGAGATGGCACTGGGTCTGGCACTCGCGTCGTGCCGGGAGATCGCCGCCGGCGACGCCGCGATGCGGGCCGGTGACGAGCGGTGGCTGCACGCCGGCAACGCGACCACCTTCATGCTGTACGACCAGCCGGTCGGGTTCATCGGGTACGGCGCGCTCGCGCGGAGCCTGCAGCCGTTGCTGGCGCCGTTCGGCGTGAGGATCCGGGCGTACGACCCGTGGCTGGCCGACGGTTTCCTGCGCCGCCAGGGTGTGGAGCCGGTGTCGTTGACAGAGCTGCTGGAGGCGTCACGGTTCGTCTTCGTCCTGGCCGCGCCGAGCAGCGAGAACCGCGCGTTGCTGTCGCGGGACCTGCTCGAACGCGTTCGGCCCGACGCCGTTGTGGTGCTGGTCAGCCGGGCACACGTGGTCGACTTCGACGCGTTGACCGAACTCGTCCTGGCCGGGCGGTTCCGCGCCGCGATCGACGTGTTCCCCGACGAACCGCTCGCGCCCGACCATCCGATCCGCCGCGCTCGCGGCGCGGTGCTTTCCGCGCACCGGGCCGGGTCGGTGCGCGAGGGAATGTGGGACATCGGCGAGATGGTGGTCGACGACCTGGAGGCGATCGCCGCCGGTCTGCCGCCACGCCGGCTGCTGGCCGCCGAGCCCGAACTCGTCGGCCGGGTGGTGTCCGGTCAGGGCACGAAGCGGTAG
- a CDS encoding acyltransferase domain-containing protein translates to MSTPGVSRDLAMVRDALGLSPEAVRWLSEREHAGSRVGADGPVLPDDETADRLLTRLGADPRDRADTLAARPAPERDTALWWVLDRMYRHQLSVLGECLPIEGLPGWPALPASTGPVGAHLYVWLYLAVLPKVVAYHAERGIPEEVSWASLGVGQGMRAHRSFTGHSGLSLFSTWTPQVHLRGAQFSFGRLEFNRGAVSFGNGACGYAVAVHIPATGRLDADACDRSLAQARDFFGRYFPEEPVAFFTCRSWLLDPQLGEYLPPASNIVRFQQRFRLLPFLRGTDEGDADHVVLGYVFERSAPGAEVTADLLDELPQDSTLRRAYVTHLRAGRHWHERTGWLPFHEA, encoded by the coding sequence ATGTCGACGCCGGGCGTGAGCCGCGATCTCGCGATGGTGCGGGACGCACTCGGTCTGTCCCCCGAGGCGGTGCGCTGGTTGTCCGAACGCGAGCACGCGGGATCCCGGGTCGGCGCGGACGGCCCGGTGCTGCCCGACGACGAGACCGCCGACCGCCTGCTCACCCGGCTCGGAGCGGACCCGCGCGACCGCGCGGACACGCTGGCGGCTCGCCCCGCCCCCGAGCGGGACACGGCACTGTGGTGGGTGCTCGACCGGATGTACCGCCACCAGCTGTCCGTACTCGGGGAGTGTCTTCCGATCGAGGGCCTGCCCGGATGGCCGGCACTGCCCGCGAGCACCGGACCGGTCGGCGCGCACCTGTATGTCTGGCTGTATCTCGCCGTACTGCCGAAGGTGGTTGCCTACCACGCCGAGCGGGGCATCCCCGAGGAGGTGAGCTGGGCGAGCCTGGGGGTCGGCCAGGGCATGCGGGCCCACCGGAGCTTCACCGGGCACAGCGGGCTGAGCCTGTTCAGCACGTGGACTCCGCAGGTGCACCTGCGCGGGGCGCAGTTCTCGTTCGGGCGGCTGGAGTTCAACCGCGGTGCGGTGTCGTTCGGCAACGGCGCCTGCGGGTACGCCGTCGCGGTGCACATCCCGGCGACCGGGCGGCTGGACGCCGACGCGTGCGACCGGTCGCTGGCCCAGGCCCGGGACTTCTTCGGGCGGTACTTCCCCGAGGAGCCGGTGGCGTTCTTCACCTGCCGGTCCTGGCTGCTCGACCCGCAGCTCGGCGAGTACCTCCCACCGGCGTCCAACATCGTGCGCTTCCAGCAACGGTTCCGCCTGTTGCCGTTCCTGCGCGGGACCGACGAGGGCGACGCCGACCACGTGGTGCTCGGCTACGTCTTCGAACGCTCCGCACCCGGCGCGGAGGTCACCGCCGACCTGCTCGACGAGCTCCCGCAGGACTCGACCCTGCGGCGTGCCTACGTCACCCACCTGCGCGCCGGGCGGCACTGGCACGAACGCACCGGCTGGCTCCCCTTCCACGAGGCCTGA
- a CDS encoding sensor histidine kinase produces the protein MARGMFRVYLGAAPGVGKTYAMLGEGHRRADRGTDVVVGFVECHGRVLTEQLVAGLEVVPRRTIEYRGRTFTEMDVDAIIRRRPEQVLVDEIAHTNVPGSRNAKRWQDVEELLDAGIDVITTVNIQHLESLNDVVEAITGVRQRETIPDEVVRRADQIELRDMSPEALRRRLAHGNVYPPEKVDAALANYFRAGNLTALRELALLWLADRVDEGLARYRAEHDITAAWPARERVVVALTGGPEGETVLRRAARIAARGAGGELLAVHVASGDGLAAAPPQTLARLRALVESLGGTYHQVVGDDVPTALLDFASGVNATQLVLGSSRRNRFQHLFRPDVATVLTPRSGDIDVHLVTHEQIGKGRLQTSRTPLSRRRIIGSWILALVGPPVLTLLLTATRDAHTLTLQVLLFLALAVANALVGGIAPAAVSAVLGSLLLNYFFTPPLHTLTINESQNVVALVIFVVIAVAVAIVVDLAARRSSQAARAKAEAATLSTLAGNALRGSDALESLLGQARETFGMASAALLERGPADGIDDQWKVLGSVGTDPARAPAEADADAAVTDSLVLALTGRVLPASDRRVLEAFAEYLAVVLERRRLAEQAGRAGKLAEGNRIRTALLAAVSHDLRTPLAAVKAAVSSLRQTDVELSEEDQAELLAGIEESADRLDRLVANLLDMSRIQAEAVRPMLRDVSLDEVVPAALIGVPPRSVKVVLPEDLPAVRVDTGLVERAVANVVENAVRHNPPGEPVLLTASALRDQVEIRVADRGPGVPDESKDHIFEPFQRLGDAPAGTGVGLGLAVARGFAEANGGTLYAEDTPAGGLTMVLTLPAAEAGSGAGTPPGTTYGSGDTDRTAP, from the coding sequence ATGGCGCGCGGGATGTTCCGGGTCTACCTCGGCGCGGCGCCGGGGGTGGGCAAGACGTACGCCATGCTCGGTGAGGGGCACCGGCGCGCCGACCGTGGCACGGACGTGGTGGTCGGCTTCGTCGAGTGCCACGGACGGGTCCTGACCGAGCAACTCGTGGCCGGGCTGGAGGTCGTGCCGAGACGCACGATCGAGTACCGCGGCCGGACGTTCACCGAGATGGACGTGGACGCGATCATCCGCCGCCGGCCCGAGCAGGTGCTCGTCGACGAGATCGCGCACACCAACGTCCCCGGCTCCCGGAACGCCAAACGCTGGCAGGACGTCGAGGAGTTGCTGGACGCGGGCATCGACGTGATCACCACGGTCAACATCCAGCACCTGGAATCCCTCAACGACGTGGTGGAGGCGATCACCGGGGTGAGGCAGCGGGAGACGATCCCGGACGAGGTGGTCCGTCGCGCGGACCAGATCGAGCTGCGGGACATGTCGCCGGAGGCGCTGCGCCGCCGCCTCGCGCACGGCAACGTCTACCCGCCGGAGAAGGTCGACGCGGCACTCGCCAACTACTTCCGGGCCGGTAACCTCACCGCGCTTCGGGAGCTCGCGCTGCTGTGGCTGGCCGACCGGGTGGACGAGGGTCTCGCGCGCTATCGCGCCGAGCACGACATCACCGCGGCGTGGCCGGCTCGCGAACGCGTCGTCGTCGCACTCACCGGTGGGCCTGAGGGCGAGACCGTGCTGCGTCGGGCGGCACGGATCGCCGCGCGTGGTGCCGGCGGTGAGCTGCTCGCCGTGCACGTGGCGAGTGGCGACGGCCTGGCCGCCGCGCCGCCACAGACCCTCGCCCGGCTGCGCGCCCTGGTGGAGAGCCTGGGTGGTACGTACCACCAGGTGGTCGGTGACGACGTGCCCACCGCGCTGCTCGACTTCGCCTCCGGTGTCAACGCCACCCAGCTCGTGCTGGGGAGCAGCCGGCGCAACCGCTTCCAGCACCTTTTCCGGCCGGACGTGGCGACGGTCCTGACCCCGCGGTCGGGCGACATCGACGTCCACCTGGTCACCCACGAGCAGATCGGCAAGGGCCGGTTGCAGACGTCGCGTACGCCACTGAGCAGGCGGCGCATCATCGGCAGCTGGATCCTGGCGCTGGTCGGGCCTCCGGTGCTGACCCTGCTGCTGACGGCGACCAGGGACGCGCACACGCTCACCCTCCAGGTGCTGTTGTTCCTCGCCCTCGCGGTGGCGAACGCCCTCGTCGGCGGGATCGCACCGGCGGCGGTGTCGGCGGTGCTGGGCTCGTTGCTGCTGAACTACTTCTTCACCCCGCCGTTGCACACCCTCACGATCAACGAGAGCCAGAACGTCGTCGCGCTGGTGATCTTCGTGGTCATCGCCGTCGCGGTCGCGATCGTCGTCGACCTGGCGGCACGGCGGTCCAGTCAGGCGGCCCGGGCCAAAGCCGAGGCGGCCACGTTGTCCACCCTTGCCGGCAACGCGTTGCGTGGTTCGGACGCGCTGGAGTCCCTGCTGGGGCAGGCGCGGGAGACGTTCGGGATGGCCTCGGCGGCACTGCTCGAACGCGGGCCCGCCGACGGCATCGACGACCAGTGGAAGGTGCTGGGCAGCGTGGGAACCGACCCGGCCCGCGCCCCTGCGGAGGCGGACGCGGACGCGGCGGTGACCGACTCGCTGGTGCTGGCCCTGACCGGGCGGGTGCTTCCGGCCTCGGATCGCCGGGTGCTGGAGGCGTTCGCCGAGTACCTCGCCGTCGTCCTGGAACGCCGGCGGCTGGCCGAACAGGCCGGCCGGGCAGGAAAGCTCGCCGAGGGCAACCGCATCCGGACCGCGCTGCTCGCCGCCGTCTCCCACGACCTGCGCACCCCGCTGGCCGCGGTGAAGGCCGCGGTGAGCAGCCTGCGCCAGACCGACGTCGAACTGTCGGAGGAGGACCAGGCCGAACTCCTCGCCGGCATCGAGGAGTCCGCCGACCGGCTGGACCGGCTGGTCGCGAACCTGCTCGACATGAGCCGGATCCAGGCGGAGGCGGTCCGCCCGATGCTGCGTGACGTGAGCCTGGACGAGGTGGTCCCGGCCGCGCTGATCGGCGTACCACCGCGCTCTGTCAAGGTGGTCTTGCCGGAGGACCTGCCGGCAGTCCGCGTGGACACCGGGCTGGTCGAACGCGCGGTCGCCAACGTCGTCGAGAACGCCGTACGCCACAACCCGCCCGGAGAGCCCGTGCTGCTGACGGCCAGCGCCCTGCGCGACCAGGTGGAGATCCGCGTCGCCGACCGCGGGCCGGGCGTTCCCGACGAGTCCAAGGACCACATCTTCGAGCCGTTCCAGCGGCTCGGTGACGCGCCCGCCGGAACCGGCGTCGGGCTGGGGCTGGCGGTGGCACGCGGGTTCGCCGAGGCCAACGGTGGCACTCTGTATGCGGAGGACACCCCCGCCGGAGGGCTCACCATGGTGCTGACACTGCCTGCCGCCGAGGCCGGCAGCGGCGCCGGAACTCCTCCGGGGACGACGTACGGCTCGGGAGACACGGACAGGACGGCACCGTGA